One Thiocapsa bogorovii DNA segment encodes these proteins:
- the pheT gene encoding phenylalanine--tRNA ligase subunit beta → MRFSEAWLREWVNPPVDTRQLADQLSMAGLEVDAVEPAAPAFSGVRIGWVQSVAPHPDAEKLRICRVDLGEDAFLQIICGAANVAEGMKVPVATVGAVLPGDFKIKKAKLRGVESYGMICSAKELGLAETSEGILALPADAPVGEDIRDWMALDDHCIEVDLTPDRGDCLGIAGLAREVAVINRAPLATPAIQPVAPLHDRSLPVHLQAPAACPRYVCRVIRNIDPSATTPWWMQERLRRGGIRAISPVVDVTNYVLLELGQPMHGFDLAKLDGEICVRMAVEGERLALLNGEEATLRADTLVIADAGRAVALAGIMGGSGTAVGSETRDVLLESAFFAPLALSGKARSYGLHTDSSHRFERGVDPQLQVRAIERATRLLIAIVGGEPGPVIEAVSQTELPEPRMLTLRRSRVAQVLGLALPDDTILDILTRLDLNTEATAEGWLVTPPSARFDLVQEVDLIADIGRIYGYDRIPVSHASSASVTGATPETDFDLDRARLALVDRGFHEVITYSFVSPEIQALVDPKQEVLRLANPLSAELSTMRTSLWPGLIQTARYNQARQQERVRIFESGLRFRVGADDLTQTQGLAGLITGSPDPEQWGLPSRAADFFDLKADVEALLSLTGAPGRFNFVPGTHPALHPGQTARVVCDGRGIGLLGMLHPSLAAQLDIMGDAYLFELDVAPLSVGALPKHASISRFPSIRRDIAIIVDAAVTYGQIADCIRDTETELLRDLVLFDLYTGKNIESGRKSLALGLILQASSQTLTDGVIEDTVGRILARLASEFGARLRD, encoded by the coding sequence ATGCGATTCAGCGAGGCGTGGTTGAGGGAGTGGGTGAACCCTCCGGTCGACACCCGACAATTGGCCGACCAGCTCAGCATGGCCGGCCTCGAGGTCGATGCGGTCGAACCCGCGGCTCCGGCCTTCAGCGGTGTGCGGATCGGCTGGGTGCAGTCCGTCGCACCCCATCCAGACGCCGAGAAGCTGCGGATCTGCCGGGTCGATCTCGGCGAGGATGCGTTTCTCCAGATTATCTGCGGGGCGGCCAACGTCGCCGAAGGCATGAAGGTCCCGGTCGCGACCGTCGGAGCCGTGCTGCCCGGCGACTTCAAGATCAAGAAGGCTAAGTTGCGGGGTGTCGAGTCCTACGGCATGATCTGCTCGGCCAAGGAGCTCGGTCTTGCCGAGACCTCCGAGGGCATCCTGGCCCTGCCGGCAGATGCGCCTGTGGGCGAAGACATCCGCGACTGGATGGCACTCGACGATCACTGTATCGAGGTCGATCTGACCCCGGATCGCGGCGACTGTCTCGGCATTGCCGGGCTTGCGCGCGAGGTCGCCGTGATCAACCGTGCGCCGCTCGCCACACCCGCGATCCAGCCGGTCGCGCCTCTGCATGACCGGTCTCTACCGGTCCACCTCCAGGCCCCGGCTGCCTGCCCGCGCTACGTTTGCCGAGTCATCCGCAACATCGATCCGAGCGCGACCACGCCCTGGTGGATGCAGGAGCGCCTGCGTCGCGGCGGGATCCGGGCCATCAGCCCGGTGGTCGACGTGACCAACTATGTCCTGCTCGAGCTGGGCCAGCCGATGCACGGCTTCGATCTCGCCAAGCTGGACGGCGAGATTTGCGTGCGCATGGCGGTGGAGGGCGAGCGTCTCGCCCTGCTCAACGGCGAGGAAGCAACACTGCGCGCGGACACCCTGGTGATCGCCGATGCCGGACGTGCCGTCGCATTGGCCGGGATTATGGGCGGGTCCGGGACCGCGGTCGGTTCCGAAACCCGCGACGTGCTGCTCGAAAGCGCCTTCTTCGCGCCGCTTGCCCTCAGCGGCAAGGCGCGGTCTTACGGCCTGCATACGGATTCGTCGCATCGGTTCGAGCGCGGGGTCGATCCCCAACTCCAAGTCCGCGCGATCGAGCGTGCGACCCGTCTGTTGATCGCGATCGTCGGAGGTGAGCCGGGCCCCGTGATCGAGGCGGTATCGCAGACCGAGCTACCCGAGCCTCGGATGCTGACGCTCCGTCGGTCGCGTGTCGCTCAGGTGCTCGGACTCGCGCTTCCCGACGACACCATCCTCGATATTCTGACGCGTCTGGATCTGAACACGGAGGCGACCGCCGAAGGGTGGCTGGTCACGCCGCCGAGTGCCCGCTTCGACCTGGTTCAAGAGGTCGACCTGATCGCCGATATCGGACGCATCTACGGTTACGATCGAATCCCGGTGAGTCACGCGAGCTCGGCATCCGTGACGGGTGCGACCCCGGAGACGGATTTCGATCTGGATCGCGCCCGTCTCGCGCTGGTCGATCGCGGTTTCCACGAGGTCATCACCTACAGCTTCGTGAGTCCCGAGATTCAAGCGTTGGTCGACCCCAAGCAGGAGGTTCTGCGTCTTGCGAATCCGCTGAGCGCCGAGCTCTCCACCATGCGGACCAGCCTCTGGCCCGGCTTGATCCAGACCGCGCGCTACAATCAGGCGCGGCAACAGGAGCGGGTGCGCATCTTCGAGTCCGGTCTACGCTTTCGAGTCGGCGCGGACGATCTGACCCAGACGCAGGGTCTCGCGGGTCTCATCACCGGGAGCCCGGATCCGGAACAGTGGGGTTTGCCGAGCCGCGCGGCGGACTTCTTCGATCTGAAGGCCGATGTCGAGGCCCTGCTGTCACTGACCGGCGCACCGGGGCGCTTCAACTTCGTTCCCGGCACGCATCCGGCGCTGCACCCCGGTCAGACCGCGAGGGTGGTCTGTGACGGGCGAGGCATCGGTCTGCTCGGAATGCTTCATCCGAGTCTGGCCGCACAGCTCGACATCATGGGCGATGCCTATCTGTTCGAGCTGGACGTCGCGCCCCTGAGCGTCGGCGCACTGCCTAAGCACGCGTCCATCTCGCGCTTCCCGAGTATTCGCCGAGACATTGCGATCATCGTCGACGCGGCAGTGACTTACGGGCAGATCGCGGACTGTATTCGCGACACGGAGACCGAACTTCTACGCGATTTGGTCCTGTTCGACCTCTACACCGGCAAAAACATTGAATCGGGCAGAAAAAGTCTCGCTCTTGGATTGATTTTACAGGCTTCTTCTCAGACACTTACAGATGGAGTCATTGAAGACACGGTGGGGCGGATCCTAGCCCGCCTCGCTTCGGAATTTGGCGCAAGATTGAGGGACTGA
- the ihfA gene encoding integration host factor subunit alpha — MALTKADMAEHLFDELGLNKREAKDIVEMFFEEIRAALERGEQVKLSGFGNFDLREKKERPGRNPKTGEEIPITARRVVTFRPGQKLKQRVEAYAGTDR; from the coding sequence ATGGCATTGACCAAGGCCGATATGGCCGAGCACCTGTTCGATGAGCTTGGCCTGAACAAGCGTGAGGCCAAAGACATCGTCGAGATGTTCTTCGAGGAGATTCGCGCGGCGTTGGAGCGTGGCGAGCAGGTCAAGCTCTCCGGGTTCGGCAACTTCGATCTGCGCGAAAAGAAGGAACGTCCCGGCCGCAACCCCAAGACGGGAGAAGAGATTCCGATCACGGCGCGGCGCGTGGTGACCTTTCGCCCGGGGCAGAAGCTAAAACAGCGAGTGGAGGCCTATGCTGGAACCGACCGATAA
- a CDS encoding MerR family transcriptional regulator, translating to MLEPTDKGEDNGPGDLPPIPGKRYFTIGEVSELCGVKPHVLRYWEQEFPQLKPVKRRGNRRYYQRHDVLMVRQIRNLLYEQGFTIGGARLQLSGEGAKQDLSQTHQILRQMRVELEDVLQLLRR from the coding sequence ATGCTGGAACCGACCGATAAGGGCGAGGACAACGGCCCCGGCGATCTTCCGCCGATTCCGGGAAAGCGATACTTCACCATCGGCGAAGTGAGCGAGCTCTGTGGGGTCAAGCCTCACGTGCTGCGGTATTGGGAGCAGGAATTCCCTCAGCTCAAACCGGTCAAGCGACGGGGCAACCGTCGCTACTATCAGCGTCACGACGTGCTGATGGTGCGACAGATCCGCAACCTGCTCTACGAGCAGGGCTTCACGATCGGAGGCGCCCGTCTGCAGCTCAGCGGGGAGGGCGCCAAACAGGACCTAAGCCAGACCCACCAGATCCTACGCCAGATGCGTGTAGAGCTTGAAGACGTCCTTCAGTTGCTGCGACGTTGA
- a CDS encoding transposase, which translates to MSNPIPHPQGEPETTALVPHAGPVAVDTFGGRVHVEWDAQAAVTPLGQLPFFTEFLRLGGRFDAWVESCPLKLTSPNAPSTRDVLGTAILAVLSGHQRYAHISALRGDTINAALLGMEAVVSEDSVRRNLGKLDEADGVAWLQNHLDACVAPVLGVPWILDADVTVKPLYGHQEGALKGYNPHKPGRPSHTYHTYFIAGLRLILDVEVLDGNQTASKYSAPGLWELLARLPRAHWPLCIRGDRDWGTQANMARAEQEGIPYLFKLRMTSKVKHTVERLMRDAEWRDAGQGWQGAETTLRLSGWSRARRAVVLRRRIKADLAVVEQGDPEQLRLSFAEFTDRTILYEYAVLVTSLPHEILSVAQLYRDRADAENPFDELKNHWGWGGFTTRDIKRCRFMARITALTYNWWSLFVRLADPTRHTEAITSRPLLLSAPARLTRHGGQTRLTISHPHAEAGWVEATCREIAAFFNTLRRTAEQLSPLQRWYRLLSRALVKYLNGRQLQPPAVLPAPA; encoded by the coding sequence ATGAGCAACCCGATCCCTCACCCGCAGGGTGAACCCGAAACCACCGCATTGGTACCGCATGCCGGCCCGGTTGCGGTGGACACGTTTGGCGGGCGCGTCCACGTCGAGTGGGATGCGCAGGCGGCGGTCACCCCGCTGGGGCAGCTGCCGTTCTTCACCGAGTTTTTGCGCCTGGGCGGGCGCTTCGATGCCTGGGTCGAGAGCTGCCCGCTGAAGCTGACCAGCCCGAACGCCCCGAGCACGCGCGACGTTCTGGGTACCGCCATCCTGGCGGTGCTGTCCGGGCATCAGCGCTATGCCCACATCAGTGCCCTGCGCGGCGACACCATCAACGCCGCCCTGCTGGGCATGGAGGCGGTGGTCAGCGAGGACTCGGTGCGCCGCAACCTCGGCAAGCTCGATGAAGCCGACGGGGTGGCCTGGTTGCAGAACCACCTGGACGCCTGCGTGGCGCCGGTGCTGGGCGTGCCCTGGATTCTCGATGCCGACGTGACGGTCAAGCCGCTCTACGGGCATCAAGAGGGTGCGCTCAAGGGCTACAACCCGCACAAGCCGGGTCGGCCCTCGCACACCTACCACACCTATTTCATCGCCGGTCTGCGTCTGATCCTGGACGTGGAGGTGCTGGACGGCAACCAAACCGCGTCCAAGTACAGCGCGCCGGGGCTGTGGGAGTTGCTCGCGCGCCTGCCGCGGGCGCACTGGCCGCTGTGCATTCGCGGCGACCGCGATTGGGGCACCCAAGCCAACATGGCACGGGCCGAGCAGGAGGGGATCCCGTATCTGTTCAAGCTGCGCATGACCTCCAAGGTCAAACACACCGTCGAGCGCCTGATGCGCGACGCCGAGTGGCGCGATGCCGGTCAAGGCTGGCAGGGGGCCGAGACGACCCTGCGTCTGTCGGGCTGGAGCCGTGCCCGGCGCGCCGTCGTGCTGCGCCGGCGCATCAAGGCCGACCTGGCCGTCGTCGAGCAGGGTGATCCCGAGCAGCTGCGCCTGAGCTTCGCCGAGTTCACCGACCGGACGATCCTCTACGAGTACGCCGTGCTGGTGACCTCGCTGCCCCATGAGATCCTGAGCGTGGCGCAACTCTATCGCGATCGCGCCGACGCGGAGAATCCCTTCGACGAGCTCAAGAACCATTGGGGCTGGGGCGGCTTCACCACCCGCGACATCAAGCGCTGCCGCTTCATGGCGCGCATCACCGCCTTGACCTACAACTGGTGGAGCCTGTTCGTGCGCCTGGCCGACCCGACACGGCACACCGAGGCGATCACCAGCCGCCCGCTGCTGCTCAGCGCACCGGCACGACTGACCCGTCACGGCGGGCAGACGCGCCTGACCATCAGCCATCCCCATGCCGAAGCCGGGTGGGTGGAGGCGACCTGCCGCGAGATCGCGGCCTTCTTCAACACCCTGCGCCGAACTGCGGAGCAGTTGAGTCCCCTGCAACGCTGGTACCGGCTGCTCTCGCGTGCGCTGGTGAAGTACCTCAACGGCCGCCAATTGCAGCCGCCGGCGGTGTTACCGGCCCCGGCGTAG